A stretch of the Nitratifractor salsuginis DSM 16511 genome encodes the following:
- the purT gene encoding formate-dependent phosphoribosylglycinamide formyltransferase, whose protein sequence is MTFTTPLKEDSIKIMLLGSGELGKEVAIEAQRLGIEVIAVDKYKHAPAHLVAHRSYAIDMQDKEQVLELIEKERPTYILPEVEAISIEALFEAERRGFHVIPNAEAVNKTMNRKNIRVFAAETLGLTTSAYRFVSSLEELKEAAEALGFPCVIKPVMSSSGHGQSIARSPEDLPKSWEIAKEARGDASELIVEEFIPFDYEITLLTVRNETGTVFCEPIGHIQQDGDYILSWQPMPMKEAALKKAQEIAKAVTDGLGGRGIFGVEFFVKGEEVYFSELSPRPHDTGMVTLITQSQSEFALHVRAVLGLPLEFEFFAPGASAAYKAKNESENPKITVPDDAFGKDTFVRIFGKPESHPGRRMAVALALGNDVEEAKKKAQDIVDRIEDA, encoded by the coding sequence ATGACCTTTACCACTCCATTGAAAGAAGACTCCATCAAGATTATGCTGCTCGGCTCCGGAGAGCTGGGCAAAGAGGTGGCCATTGAGGCGCAGCGCCTGGGGATCGAAGTGATCGCCGTGGACAAATACAAGCACGCCCCGGCCCACCTGGTCGCCCATCGCTCCTATGCCATCGATATGCAGGACAAAGAGCAGGTCCTGGAGCTCATCGAAAAGGAGCGGCCCACCTATATCCTCCCCGAGGTGGAAGCGATCAGCATCGAAGCCCTCTTCGAGGCGGAGCGGCGGGGCTTTCACGTCATCCCCAACGCCGAAGCGGTCAACAAGACGATGAACCGCAAAAACATCCGCGTCTTTGCCGCCGAGACCCTGGGGCTCACAACCAGCGCCTACCGCTTCGTCAGCAGCCTGGAAGAGCTGAAAGAGGCGGCCGAGGCGCTGGGCTTTCCCTGCGTCATCAAACCGGTGATGTCCAGCTCCGGACACGGCCAGAGCATCGCCAGAAGCCCCGAAGACCTCCCCAAGAGCTGGGAGATCGCCAAGGAGGCAAGGGGTGACGCCAGCGAATTGATCGTAGAAGAGTTCATCCCCTTCGACTACGAGATCACCCTCCTGACCGTGCGCAACGAGACCGGTACCGTCTTTTGCGAACCCATCGGCCATATCCAGCAGGACGGAGACTACATCCTCTCCTGGCAGCCGATGCCGATGAAGGAAGCGGCGCTGAAAAAGGCGCAGGAGATCGCCAAAGCGGTCACCGACGGCCTCGGAGGCCGGGGGATCTTCGGCGTGGAGTTCTTCGTCAAAGGGGAAGAGGTTTATTTCTCCGAACTCTCTCCCCGCCCCCACGATACGGGGATGGTCACGCTGATCACCCAGAGCCAGAGCGAATTCGCCCTGCATGTCCGGGCCGTGCTGGGCCTACCCCTGGAGTTCGAATTCTTCGCCCCGGGCGCCAGCGCCGCCTACAAGGCCAAAAATGAAAGCGAAAATCCGAAGATCACCGTCCCCGACGACGCCTTCGGCAAAGATACCTTCGTCCGAATTTTCGGCAAACCCGAATCCCACCCCGGCCGCCGTATGGCCGTGGCCCTGGCCCTGGGCAACGACGTGGAGGAGGCGAAGAAAAAAGCACAAGATATCGTCGATAGAATAGAGGACGCGTGA
- the rpsU gene encoding 30S ribosomal protein S21, translating to MPGIVVSPRDTFEEAYRKFKRQCDRNLIVTEARARQHYEKPTERRKKEKIATRKKILKKLYMLRRYEARL from the coding sequence ATGCCTGGTATCGTTGTTTCCCCTCGGGACACCTTCGAGGAAGCCTACCGCAAATTCAAGCGGCAGTGCGACCGGAACCTGATCGTCACCGAAGCCCGCGCACGGCAGCATTATGAAAAGCCCACCGAGCGCCGGAAGAAAGAGAAGATCGCCACCCGCAAGAAGATCCTCAAGAAGCTCTATATGCTTCGCCGCTACGAAGCACGGCTCTAA